The Sphingobium sp. JS3065 genomic sequence GCCATGGCGCAGGACGGTGCAATCGGAACCGAATTCGGCGGCGAGGCGGTCCACATAGGGCTGGCGCACGGTGGCGTCCGTGCCGAGGACGCCGAAGACCCGGCTTTGCGAGAGCAGCGCCGCCGACTTGATCGCAGGCACGGTGCCGACGACCGGTATGTCCAGCGCGGCGCGGACAGCCGAAAGAGCGATGGTCGAAGCGGTGTTGCAGGCGATGACCGCGAGGCGGGGGCGATAGCGTTCCACCAGGCGGCCCAGCAATGCAGGCACGCGCGCGGCGATTTCCGCCTCGCTCTTCGTGCCGTAGGGGAAGCCCGCGCTGTCCGCCGCATAGACGATGGGCGCATTGGGCAGCGCCGCCCGCGCCGGACCGAGGATGGAAAGCCCGCCGACGCCGGAATCGAAGAACAGCAAGGGGGCATGGGGTGCGACTGTCATTATGCCCGACATGTTGCGGCATGGCGGCGGGCTGTCAACATGGGGGATGCGATGAGGGGGATTGGCTGATCCAAGACATTCCTTCTCCCTCGAGGGAGAAGGATATGGAGGGAGAGGGGTAAAGAATGACGGCATGGTCGACATTCAACCAGTCCTTCGTCACCTTCGCCATTGCCCGGTGCGCCGGGAACGCTATGGTCGCGCCGCAACTATTACGGCGAGATCATGACTCCTCCCTGGCTAATTCCCGCGTTCGTCCTGCTGATGGGTTATCTGCTGGGGTCCATCCCCTTCGGGCTGTTGCTGACGCGCTTCACCGGGGCGGGCGACCTGCGCAAGATCGGGTCGGGCAATATCGGCGCGACCAATGTGTTGCGCACCGGGCGCAAGGGGCTGGCGGCGGCGACCCTGCTGCTCGATCTGTTGAAGGGCGGGGCCGCCGTGCTGGTCGGCGCGGCGCTGGTCGACGGCGGCGGGCCGATGGCGGGCGCGATGGCCTTTATCGGCCATTGCTATCCGGTCTGGCTGCGCTTTGCCGGGGGCAAGGGCGTGGCGACCATGATGGGCGTGGCGACGGCGCTCTACTGGCCCGCCGGGATCGTCTTCGCAGTCGTCTGGCTGGGCGCGTTGTTCGGGACCAAATGGTCGTCCGTGGG encodes the following:
- the murI gene encoding glutamate racemase; protein product: MTVAPHAPLLFFDSGVGGLSILGPARAALPNAPIVYAADSAGFPYGTKSEAEIAARVPALLGRLVERYRPRLAVIACNTASTIALSAVRAALDIPVVGTVPAIKSAALLSQSRVFGVLGTDATVRQPYVDRLAAEFGSDCTVLRHGSAALVQLAEAKLRGEPLDPAIARDALSGLFDQPGGDRMDMVVLACTHFPLVEAELAAASPRPLRFVHGGEGIARRIAYLTQGQPWPAAPPPGTAVFTRLDEGVEPLRPALENYGLLGIEGL
- the plsY gene encoding glycerol-3-phosphate 1-O-acyltransferase PlsY, translating into MTPPWLIPAFVLLMGYLLGSIPFGLLLTRFTGAGDLRKIGSGNIGATNVLRTGRKGLAAATLLLDLLKGGAAVLVGAALVDGGGPMAGAMAFIGHCYPVWLRFAGGKGVATMMGVATALYWPAGIVFAVVWLGALFGTKWSSVGGMAAAVSAPVAMWFFGRLDLVPVALALALIVLWRHRENIARLAKGTEPKVGSSRKAASGE